The Chryseobacterium sp. LJ668 genome segment AAATCAAAAGATTTTTACGAAAAATTAGGTTTTACTACGATGGGTGGCAACATGGAAAGCAATTATCTGATCATGAAAAACGGCAGCACACTGATCGGGCTTTTCCAGGCAATGTTTGACGGCAATATGCTGACTTTTAATCCTGGTTGGGATGAAAATGCCCAGAATCTGGAAACTTTTGATGA includes the following:
- a CDS encoding VOC family protein; translation: MKLGAFSISLSVKDLEKSKDFYEKLGFTTMGGNMESNYLIMKNGSTLIGLFQAMFDGNMLTFNPGWDENAQNLETFDDVRAIQKHLRENQIALEKEADETTSGPEHIFLKDPDGNMILIDQHR